One Candidatus Nitrotoga arctica genomic window, TGCGTGATAGTCACGATAGGTCTGAGTGGTAATTTTCGGTGAAGCCAGCACTCCTCGAATAAAATCTTCCAACCAGCCTTTTTCATAAACCCACTGGTAAGTTTCCGGCCAGATACCGAACTTTTCGATGTCATCGAAATACACGGCTGATGCTTGCATGTCGTTACGCGTCAGGCTTTCCAAATAGGCCACTACTTCATGCGCCGGAGAAAACGGCATGCGGTAGCGTAACGCCTCGGAAATCGGAAACAGGTCGAGTTTACGGCCGTCCTCTTCGGTAGTGAAATAGCCATTCAATTCTTCAATGCGTTTGCCGCTGCACAAAAAGTGGTAATCATCTACTGTAACGTACTTAATTTTGGAATCTGATAAGGCAGGAACTACCGTTGCCTCCCACACGCGTTCGGTTAACCATGCACCTTGTGCCCTAGTGCCCATTCTGGCTTCCAATTTGTCAGATAACCTGATGATCTGCCCGATACGATCACGATTGGGAATAACCGCCAGAACCGGCTCGGTATCTCCGCCACCAAACATTTCGACCTGGCCGCGTTGTACCATTTCCGTGAGTAAAGCCATATCTTGCGGATATTTATTAAACAGGTAATCGAGCAACCAGCCGCTGAAATGTGCAGCAAAACGAAATTCCGGATAGCGATGCAAGATATGCAGGAATGGCTTGTAACAACGTTGATGCGCGTCATCTACCACTTCCGGGAAGTTGCCCACCGGCTGATGAGCATGGACACCAAAAAGTAAGGAAACTGTTTCGTACGTTTTCATTTTTCAGACTCGGTGTTAATTGCTAATGACATCGGGATATCTCAAAAAATGGTCATCCTGACATCTGCGTAAACAATAATTACTAGATTTCTCAGGCTCCCAGAATATCCACTAAAATTGAGGCAGAAAATCAATCTTCATGATCGAGTTTATCTACTTTAGGTAAATCAGATTTTATTGAAACGAGCGACAGAATGAATTTCTACTTTCGATCGTCGGTAATTTTTTATGTTCATCTTTGATCACTTTCCTACACAAAAATTCACACTCAAAAAATATTTAATTACGATTGATACACAGTGAACCAACATTAGTCGCCAGTTAATTGCAAGTGCGCCATTAAGAGCCACGGCGCATCGTACCACCTGATTCAGGTAAACCCCCACCTTGGCTGATTGGAGAGTTTAAGATAGCTGGAACAGGTAATTTCAAGTAACGATATAACTGCATTAGATTGCTGCGATAGAGGCGATCAAAACTTTCCACTGCATGAGCAGGATTGTAATCACCGAACCACCAGAACCAGTCGGAGCTTTCGCATGAAGCCAATTGTTTTTCGGCAATCAAGCGCTCTGCCTCGTTCAAGCGGTCGCTTGCCATCACCAAGTCATAATTTTGTTTCGCTATACACAACAAATCCCAAGCGCGGTTTTTGTCGGGCGAGCCAATCCATGTGGAGAAATCACCGTATACCCAACTACCGGCAACGAGACGCGGTAGTTCTTCTTCCTTGGCAAGCTGTTTGTTTCCTTCAGCCTCATCAAGCCGATCCAGATAACCGCTATAAGTCGTGGTTCTGATTGTCGAGTGTGTTTGTAACGCAGAATATAAATCGGTAAAGAAATGATAGCCATTATAGGGATAATATTCCCAAGCGTTTTCACCATCCAGGATAACACTGACTACTGGCGCTTCGCCCTCAGGTGCCTGTTGTGCAATCGCTTCGAGCTGGGAAATAAAATGCAGTGCGGCATCCTTGCCATTCCAACGCGAATATTCAAAACCAATCAAATCGGATAGGCGGTCATCTCGAAAAAAACAGCGCACACCACTTGCTGCACCTTGCAAATGATAGGGACGATAGAGATATTGGGCACGCTCAGGCAAATAATGCTCCGCCGTACGTAAGCTGTTAGCCAGCACGCCCTCGCCACTCGCCGTCCAACGGCACTCTTGCACCGCAAACACTTCCAGCAACGCGGTTGAAACCGCTCCTTCAGCTGGCCAAATACCGTGTGGCGTGACGCCAAAACGTGTTTGGTGACTTTTTTGGGCAGAAAGAAGATGCGCCTGGACGCGTGATTTTCCGCCGGGATAGCATTTCGATTGCGGCAGACTGATATCCGGTTTGCTTTCACGCGCACTATTAATATCCAGCAACAATGGCGCAAGCGGATGGTAATGAGGTGTCGTGGAAAGTTCAATTTGACCGCTTTCAGCCAATTTGCGATACCGCGGAATAATGCCGCAAATGACTTGTCCGATCAGATCGAATAACCATTTGCGATCGGCATGACTAAAGCCTTCATTCTTGCTCATTAAGCCAATAACCAAATTGTGTTCGCGGCGCACGCTTTCGCCACACCAGACCAAATGGTACCAAGTCAGCAAGTCGGCAAAATATTGTCCAGACAAATAGGCAAGCTCTGTACTGCCGCCTGGTTCGAGCATTTTGTACAAATCGGACAGACGCTTGTAGGCTTGATACGGCGCGACCATACTATGATGGTTACTGCGGAAACAACTAGTCAACACCAGATCGCGTTCCTCTACATTCAGATCATTGAGATTCTCGCGCGCCAGCAGTCGCAACAGCGGATCGCGTATCTGGCCAGTGGTGAACTGCTGTTCGTAATCTTCCAGTTGATCCAACAAAACCGGCACAAAATTCACCGTCACTTTCACCTGAGGATGTTGTTCCAGATGAAAAGCCATATCGGTGTAATCCTTAATCGCGTGCAGATAAACCCACGGCAACAAAAAATCGCCACTGGCATGATCGCGATAATCTGGCTGATGCATGTGCCAGAGAAAAACTAAATCGAGGGGCCTTGACATGAAAATTCCATTTAATTAAATGTGAGTAAAACTAAGTTCAGCGCACGCGGTGCACTTCCTGGCCCAGCATGTCCGGAGTGATCAGTGTAATACCGTTATCACTTACAAAAAAACGTCTCGCATCTTCCTCACGGTTGACCCCGGCGGTTAAGCCCTCCGGAATCACACAATTTTTGTCCACCACCACGCGCTTGAGCGTTACATTACGAGACACCTTTACGTTGGGCAAAATCACCGAATCCTCG contains:
- a CDS encoding glycoside hydrolase family 57 protein; protein product: MSRPLDLVFLWHMHQPDYRDHASGDFLLPWVYLHAIKDYTDMAFHLEQHPQVKVTVNFVPVLLDQLEDYEQQFTTGQIRDPLLRLLARENLNDLNVEERDLVLTSCFRSNHHSMVAPYQAYKRLSDLYKMLEPGGSTELAYLSGQYFADLLTWYHLVWCGESVRREHNLVIGLMSKNEGFSHADRKWLFDLIGQVICGIIPRYRKLAESGQIELSTTPHYHPLAPLLLDINSARESKPDISLPQSKCYPGGKSRVQAHLLSAQKSHQTRFGVTPHGIWPAEGAVSTALLEVFAVQECRWTASGEGVLANSLRTAEHYLPERAQYLYRPYHLQGAASGVRCFFRDDRLSDLIGFEYSRWNGKDAALHFISQLEAIAQQAPEGEAPVVSVILDGENAWEYYPYNGYHFFTDLYSALQTHSTIRTTTYSGYLDRLDEAEGNKQLAKEEELPRLVAGSWVYGDFSTWIGSPDKNRAWDLLCIAKQNYDLVMASDRLNEAERLIAEKQLASCESSDWFWWFGDYNPAHAVESFDRLYRSNLMQLYRYLKLPVPAILNSPISQGGGLPESGGTMRRGS